Proteins encoded in a region of the Pigmentiphaga litoralis genome:
- a CDS encoding MFS transporter yields the protein MFALPLSRWLARRHFHYAWVIAGVAFLTMLTTSAALGLPGAMLLPLSGEFGWNTEQISSALALRFALFGLMGPFAAVFMERNGLRAVVTTALALVAGGLVLSTGMSHFWQLVTLWGLVLGVGSGMTALVLGAVVANRWFDRHRGLVIGVLTASSATGQLAFLPLAAWLIQHHGWRWAVIPTVIVGAIVAVLAVTLLRSHPRDLGLAPYGADDATVKAAASAPASSAASAASAASDASPPPRSVPDATAVPGSMAPPRPSFLAPFSVLRSVSGNRTFWVLAGTFFICGLSTNGLIQTHFITLCGDFGMAAVPAASVLALMGAFDFVGTILSGWLSDRYDSRKLLFWYYGLRALSLFWLPHSTFTLYGLSLFAMFYGLDWIATVPPTVKLAAAEFGRERTGVVFGWIFAAHQLGAAVAAYGAGLSRTLLMTYTPALYGAGIACLIAAVLALTIRRMSSATVAPPRPPVGDLAHP from the coding sequence ATGTTCGCGCTGCCTTTGTCCCGCTGGCTTGCCCGGCGCCATTTTCATTACGCCTGGGTGATCGCAGGTGTCGCCTTCCTGACCATGTTGACGACGTCCGCGGCCCTCGGCCTGCCGGGCGCCATGCTCTTGCCGCTGAGCGGCGAATTTGGCTGGAACACCGAACAGATCTCGTCCGCCCTCGCCTTGCGATTCGCCTTGTTCGGTTTGATGGGGCCGTTCGCGGCGGTGTTCATGGAACGGAATGGTTTGCGCGCGGTGGTCACCACGGCGTTGGCGCTGGTGGCGGGCGGGCTGGTGTTGTCCACCGGCATGTCGCACTTCTGGCAACTGGTGACGCTGTGGGGCCTCGTGCTGGGCGTGGGTTCGGGCATGACGGCGCTGGTGCTGGGCGCGGTGGTGGCCAACCGGTGGTTCGACCGGCACCGAGGCCTGGTGATCGGCGTGCTCACGGCCAGTTCCGCCACCGGCCAGCTGGCCTTCCTGCCGCTGGCAGCCTGGCTGATCCAGCACCACGGCTGGCGGTGGGCGGTGATCCCGACCGTGATCGTCGGCGCGATCGTGGCGGTGCTGGCGGTGACGCTGCTGCGCAGCCATCCGCGCGACCTGGGCCTGGCGCCGTATGGAGCCGATGACGCGACGGTGAAGGCGGCGGCATCGGCGCCGGCTTCTTCGGCGGCTTCGGCGGCTTCGGCGGCTTCGGACGCGTCGCCGCCGCCGCGATCGGTTCCCGATGCCACCGCTGTCCCGGGCTCGATGGCGCCGCCACGGCCTTCGTTCCTCGCCCCCTTTTCCGTACTGCGCAGTGTGTCCGGCAACCGCACCTTCTGGGTGCTGGCCGGCACCTTCTTCATCTGTGGCCTGAGCACGAACGGCCTGATCCAGACCCACTTCATCACCCTGTGCGGCGACTTCGGCATGGCCGCCGTGCCCGCCGCCAGTGTGCTGGCGTTGATGGGGGCCTTCGACTTTGTCGGCACGATCCTGTCCGGCTGGCTGTCCGACCGCTACGACAGCCGCAAGCTTTTGTTCTGGTACTACGGCCTGCGCGCGCTGTCCTTGTTCTGGCTGCCGCACTCGACCTTCACCCTGTACGGCTTGTCCTTGTTTGCGATGTTCTACGGGCTGGACTGGATTGCCACCGTGCCACCCACGGTCAAGCTGGCCGCGGCGGAATTCGGCCGGGAACGCACCGGCGTCGTGTTCGGGTGGATCTTTGCCGCTCACCAGCTGGGGGCAGCCGTGGCGGCCTACGGCGCGGGTCTGTCGCGCACCCTGCTCATGACGTACACGCCCGCGCTGTATGGCGCGGGCATTGCGTGTCTGATTGCAGCAGTGCTTGCATTGACCATCCGGCGCATGTCCAGTGCAACGGTTGCACCGCCCCGCCCCCCCGTTGGGGATCTGGCTCATCCATAA
- a CDS encoding LysR family transcriptional regulator yields the protein MDRFQAMQVFTRVVDANSFTQAAESLGLPRTTVTTTIQNLEKLLQVRLLNRTTRRLSLTPDGAAYYERCARILADVEDTEASFRDVARGPKGRLRVDVPSSIGRKILIPALSEFRTRYPDLELVIGMTDRPVDLVQEAVDCAVRAGNLADSTMVARRIGNFHGVTCASPDYLERYGTPTTLDDLAHHQAVHYFSSRTGRTIDWDFIVDGEVREMKVEGGVSVNDSDAYVDCALQGMGMIQSPRFLVLPYLQSGELREVLSQWQPAPLPISVVYLHNRHLSPKVRAFVDWVADLFGGCPLLSGEPFDENQECTFGKIEPATTLRAVLEQNSVVDSVF from the coding sequence ATGGATCGCTTCCAGGCTATGCAGGTGTTCACGCGTGTCGTGGACGCCAACAGCTTTACCCAGGCCGCCGAATCGCTGGGCCTGCCCCGCACCACCGTCACCACCACCATCCAGAACCTGGAAAAGCTGCTGCAGGTACGTCTGCTGAACCGGACCACGCGCCGGCTGAGCCTGACCCCCGACGGCGCGGCCTACTACGAACGGTGCGCGCGGATTCTGGCGGACGTCGAAGACACCGAAGCGTCGTTCCGCGACGTGGCGCGCGGGCCCAAGGGCCGGTTGCGGGTGGACGTGCCCAGTTCGATCGGACGCAAGATCCTGATTCCGGCGCTATCGGAATTCCGTACGCGATACCCCGATCTGGAACTGGTGATCGGCATGACCGACCGGCCGGTGGACCTGGTGCAGGAAGCCGTCGACTGCGCGGTGCGCGCAGGTAACCTGGCCGATTCGACCATGGTGGCGCGGCGCATCGGCAACTTCCATGGGGTGACCTGCGCGTCGCCCGACTACCTGGAACGCTACGGCACGCCGACCACGCTGGACGACCTGGCCCACCACCAGGCCGTGCACTACTTTTCCAGCCGCACGGGCCGCACCATCGATTGGGACTTCATCGTGGATGGTGAAGTGCGCGAAATGAAGGTCGAAGGCGGCGTGTCGGTCAACGACAGCGATGCCTATGTCGACTGCGCCCTGCAAGGCATGGGCATGATCCAGTCGCCCCGCTTTCTGGTGTTGCCGTATCTGCAGTCGGGCGAACTGCGGGAAGTGCTGTCGCAATGGCAGCCTGCCCCGCTGCCGATTTCGGTCGTGTATCTGCACAACCGGCATCTGTCGCCCAAGGTCCGGGCCTTTGTGGACTGGGTGGCGGATCTGTTCGGCGGGTGCCCGCTGCTGAGCGGCGAGCCGTTCGACGAGAACCAGGAATGCACGTTCGGCAAGATCGAGCCTGCAACGACGCTGCGGGCGGTGCTGGAACAGAACAGCGTGGTGGACAGCGTTTTCTGA
- a CDS encoding alpha/beta hydrolase, which produces MNTLPAFPARDPSPTGPVTVHSFAIPGPAGIIPMRLYRPAGVGLLPTVLYFHGGGFVGGGLDDADVPARFIAQACPAAVLTVGYALAPKRPFPAAPEDAYAAALWTVAHAPDFGADPLRLAVAGDDAGGNIAACLALIARDRGVVAVSAQALIGPMLDPSMTRLGDATRLRSDLTAADCADCYRQYLPQLMQRIHPYAAPLESRRLRGLPPACIATAECDVLHVEAERYAAELIAVGVRTQVARFADVTHAALRSHLPALEDIVHFLRRQLVLPAPLPVA; this is translated from the coding sequence ATGAACACCCTTCCGGCGTTTCCCGCCCGCGATCCCAGCCCGACCGGCCCCGTGACGGTCCACAGCTTCGCCATTCCCGGTCCGGCCGGCATCATTCCGATGCGGCTGTACCGTCCGGCGGGCGTGGGCCTGCTGCCGACCGTGCTGTATTTCCATGGCGGCGGCTTCGTAGGCGGTGGTCTGGACGACGCCGACGTACCGGCGCGCTTCATTGCGCAGGCCTGCCCGGCCGCCGTGCTGACCGTGGGCTATGCCCTGGCGCCGAAGCGTCCGTTTCCCGCTGCGCCGGAAGATGCGTACGCCGCCGCCCTGTGGACCGTGGCTCACGCGCCGGACTTTGGCGCCGACCCCCTGCGGTTGGCGGTGGCCGGTGACGACGCAGGCGGCAACATCGCTGCCTGCCTGGCGCTGATCGCACGGGACCGCGGCGTGGTCGCCGTGTCGGCCCAGGCGCTGATCGGCCCCATGCTCGATCCCAGCATGACCCGCCTGGGCGATGCGACCCGGCTGCGGTCGGACCTGACCGCCGCCGATTGCGCCGACTGCTATCGCCAGTACCTGCCGCAACTGATGCAGCGTATCCATCCCTATGCCGCGCCGCTGGAATCGCGCCGCCTGCGGGGCCTGCCGCCAGCCTGTATCGCCACGGCCGAATGCGACGTGCTGCATGTGGAAGCAGAGCGCTATGCCGCCGAGCTAATTGCCGTCGGCGTGCGTACGCAGGTCGCCCGCTTTGCCGATGTGACCCACGCCGCGCTGCGCAGCCATCTGCCGGCGCTGGAAGACATCGTTCATTTTCTGCGGCGCCAGCTGGTGTTGCCCGCGCCGCTGCCGGTGGCCTGA
- a CDS encoding efflux RND transporter periplasmic adaptor subunit: MIKFKQRATASAVAALIAAGGLTAFCVYAVAEDTPPAVAAPAAPQVDVAEVVARRIVDWQNYSGRLEAIDRVDIRPLVSGRIVQVHFEDGSLVKKGDPLFTIDPRPYAAEVSRAQAQVTAAQARASWTGNDMARAERLLADNAVARRDYEEKQNASREAAANLQAAQAALEAARLNLEYTRITAPVAGRVSRAEVTLGNVVAAGAASQPLTTLMSVSKLYASFDVDEQSFLKYINPARSSSKSVIPVHLGLANESGYSREGRVASVDNRLDTSSGTIRVRAVFDNADGSLLPGLYARIQLGGSSPRDGLLIDEKAIGTDQDKRFVLVVDDKNRTAYREIKVGANQSGLRIVESGLKAGDRIVVNGLQRVRPGDAVTPRVVPMAGNPSAPVAGDVARKRV; the protein is encoded by the coding sequence ATGATCAAGTTCAAGCAACGTGCCACGGCCAGTGCCGTCGCCGCGCTCATCGCCGCCGGCGGGCTGACCGCCTTCTGCGTCTACGCGGTGGCCGAAGATACTCCCCCAGCCGTCGCGGCGCCGGCTGCGCCGCAGGTGGATGTGGCCGAAGTCGTCGCCCGTCGTATCGTCGACTGGCAGAACTATTCCGGCCGGCTGGAAGCGATCGACCGTGTCGACATCCGGCCCCTGGTGTCCGGCCGCATCGTGCAAGTCCATTTCGAAGACGGCAGCCTGGTCAAGAAGGGCGACCCGCTGTTCACCATCGATCCCCGCCCGTATGCCGCCGAAGTGTCGCGCGCCCAGGCGCAAGTCACCGCCGCGCAAGCCCGCGCGTCATGGACCGGCAATGACATGGCGCGCGCCGAACGCCTGCTGGCCGACAACGCCGTGGCCCGCCGCGACTACGAAGAAAAGCAGAACGCGTCGCGTGAAGCCGCCGCCAATCTGCAGGCCGCGCAGGCGGCCCTGGAAGCCGCCCGCCTGAACCTGGAATACACCCGCATTACCGCGCCGGTGGCCGGCCGCGTGTCGCGCGCCGAAGTCACCTTGGGCAACGTCGTGGCCGCGGGCGCCGCGTCGCAGCCGCTCACCACGCTCATGTCGGTGTCCAAGCTGTATGCGTCGTTCGACGTCGACGAACAAAGCTTCCTGAAGTACATCAATCCGGCACGCAGCTCGTCCAAGAGCGTGATCCCGGTGCACCTCGGGCTGGCGAACGAATCGGGCTATTCGCGTGAAGGCCGCGTGGCGTCGGTGGACAACCGCCTGGATACGTCGTCGGGCACGATCCGCGTGCGCGCCGTGTTCGACAACGCCGATGGCAGCTTGCTGCCCGGGCTGTATGCCCGCATCCAGCTGGGTGGCAGTTCGCCGCGTGACGGTCTGCTGATCGACGAAAAGGCGATCGGCACCGACCAGGACAAACGCTTCGTGCTGGTGGTGGACGACAAGAACCGCACCGCCTATCGCGAGATCAAGGTCGGCGCCAACCAGTCCGGCCTGCGCATCGTCGAATCCGGTTTGAAGGCCGGCGATCGCATCGTCGTCAACGGGCTGCAGCGCGTACGCCCGGGCGACGCCGTCACCCCGCGTGTCGTGCCGATGGCCGGCAATCCCAGTGCACCGGTCGCCGGCGACGTTGCTCGCAAGCGCGTGTGA
- a CDS encoding efflux RND transporter permease subunit, whose amino-acid sequence MNISRFFIDRPIFAGVLSVLIVLAGLLAVFQLPISEYPEVVPPSVVVRAQYPGANPKVIAETVASPLEESINGVEDMLYMQSQANSDGNLTITINFKLGIDPDKAQQLVQNRVSQALPRLPEDVQRLGVTTVKSSPTLTMVVHLISPDDRYDNTYLRNYAVINVKDRLARIQGVGEVVLWGSGNYAMRVWLDPAKVAQRGLTAPEVIAAIREQNVQVAAGVIGASPSLPGQPLQLSVNTQGRLTTEEEFSDIVLKTSDNGSVTRLADVARVELAASEYGLRALLDNKSAVAIAILQAPGANALAVSDQVRATMKELSAEFPDSVEFSIMYDPTQFVRASIKAVVHTLIEAILLVVLVVILFLQTWRASIIPLVAVPVSIVGTFALMLAFGYSINALSLFGMVLAIGIVVDDAIVVVENVERNIADGLTPREATYQAMREVSGPIVAISLTLVAVFVPLAFMTGLTGQFYKQFAMTIAISTVISAFNSLTLSPALAALLLRSHHDKPDWLTRGINKVLGRFFAGFNRFFGRASDRYATGVKGAISRKGASMVVYAVLLAATIGISYIVPGGFVPAQDKQYLISFAQLPNGASLDRTDAVIRRMTDIALKEPGVSNAIAFPGLSINGFTNSSSAGIVFVTLTDFDERHKAGLTADSITASLNKQYGAIGDSFIAVFPPPPVMGLGTMGGFKLQLEDRGAVGYAKLDAAAQDFLKAAAKAPELGPGFSSYQINVPQLDVDLDRVKAKQQGVPVTDVFDTMQIYLGSLYVNDFNRFGRVYQVRAQADAPFRATADDILQLKTRNRSGDMVPLSSLVKVTDTFGPEMVVRYNGYTAADINGGPAPGYSTNQAQAAIERIAAETLPAGVKFEWTDLTYQQILAGNAGMWVFPISVLLVFLVLAALYESLTLPLAVILIVPMGLLAALTGVWLTDGDNNIFTQIGLMVLVGLACKNAILIVEFARELELQGAKIVDAAIEASRLRLRPILMTSIAFIMGVVPLVLSSGAGSEMRHAMGIAVFFGMLGVTLFGLFLTPVFYVLLRKMSGRSLTSAAPHAAPHVAPHGVPPVVAPGH is encoded by the coding sequence ATGAACATCTCCCGATTCTTTATCGACCGGCCGATCTTCGCGGGCGTACTGTCCGTGCTGATCGTGCTGGCAGGCCTTTTGGCCGTGTTCCAGTTGCCGATTTCGGAATACCCCGAAGTCGTGCCGCCGTCCGTCGTGGTGCGCGCGCAGTATCCGGGCGCCAACCCCAAGGTCATTGCCGAAACGGTGGCTTCGCCGCTTGAGGAATCCATCAACGGCGTCGAAGACATGCTGTACATGCAGTCGCAGGCGAACAGCGACGGCAACCTGACGATCACCATCAACTTCAAGTTGGGCATTGACCCCGACAAGGCGCAGCAACTGGTGCAGAACCGGGTGTCGCAGGCCTTGCCGCGGCTGCCTGAAGACGTCCAGCGCCTGGGCGTCACGACCGTCAAGAGTTCACCCACGCTGACGATGGTGGTGCACCTGATCTCGCCAGACGACCGCTACGACAACACCTACCTGCGCAACTACGCGGTCATCAACGTCAAGGACCGGCTTGCCCGGATCCAGGGCGTGGGCGAAGTCGTGCTGTGGGGATCGGGCAACTACGCCATGCGCGTGTGGCTGGATCCGGCCAAGGTCGCGCAGCGCGGCCTGACGGCCCCCGAAGTCATTGCCGCCATTCGCGAGCAGAACGTGCAGGTGGCCGCCGGCGTGATCGGTGCGTCGCCCAGCCTGCCGGGCCAGCCCTTGCAGCTGTCGGTGAACACGCAAGGCCGTCTGACGACCGAAGAAGAGTTTTCCGACATCGTCCTGAAGACCTCCGACAACGGCAGCGTGACCCGCCTGGCCGATGTGGCGCGGGTGGAACTTGCGGCTTCCGAATACGGCTTGCGCGCCTTGCTCGACAACAAGAGCGCAGTGGCGATTGCCATCCTGCAGGCGCCCGGCGCGAACGCGCTGGCCGTGTCCGATCAGGTGCGCGCGACGATGAAGGAACTGTCGGCCGAATTTCCCGACTCGGTTGAATTCAGCATCATGTACGACCCCACGCAGTTCGTGCGCGCCAGTATCAAGGCGGTGGTCCACACCCTGATCGAAGCCATCCTGCTGGTGGTGCTGGTCGTGATCCTGTTCCTGCAGACCTGGCGCGCGTCCATCATTCCGCTGGTGGCCGTGCCCGTGTCGATCGTCGGTACCTTTGCGCTGATGCTGGCGTTCGGCTACTCGATCAATGCGCTGTCCTTGTTCGGAATGGTGCTGGCCATCGGGATCGTGGTCGATGACGCCATCGTGGTGGTCGAGAACGTCGAGCGGAACATTGCCGACGGCCTGACGCCCAGAGAGGCGACCTACCAGGCCATGCGGGAAGTGAGCGGTCCTATCGTCGCGATCTCGTTGACCCTGGTTGCCGTGTTCGTGCCGCTGGCCTTCATGACCGGCCTGACCGGGCAGTTCTACAAACAGTTCGCCATGACGATCGCGATTTCGACCGTGATCTCGGCCTTCAACTCCCTGACCCTGTCGCCCGCGCTGGCCGCCTTGCTGCTGCGCAGCCATCACGACAAGCCCGATTGGCTGACCCGTGGCATCAACAAGGTGCTGGGCCGTTTCTTTGCCGGCTTCAACCGCTTCTTTGGCCGCGCGTCGGATCGGTACGCCACCGGCGTGAAGGGTGCCATCTCGCGCAAGGGTGCGTCGATGGTCGTGTACGCGGTGCTGCTTGCGGCCACGATCGGGATCTCGTACATCGTGCCGGGCGGCTTCGTGCCGGCGCAGGACAAGCAATACCTGATCAGCTTTGCGCAGCTGCCCAACGGCGCGTCGCTGGACCGGACCGACGCGGTGATCCGCCGCATGACCGACATCGCGCTGAAAGAGCCGGGCGTATCCAACGCCATTGCCTTCCCGGGCCTGTCGATCAACGGCTTTACCAACAGTTCGAGCGCCGGCATTGTCTTCGTGACCCTGACGGACTTTGATGAACGCCACAAGGCCGGCCTGACCGCCGATTCGATTACCGCGTCCTTGAACAAGCAGTACGGCGCGATCGGCGATTCCTTCATCGCGGTATTCCCGCCGCCCCCGGTCATGGGGCTGGGCACCATGGGCGGCTTCAAGCTGCAACTGGAAGATCGAGGTGCAGTCGGCTATGCCAAGCTCGATGCGGCCGCGCAGGACTTCCTGAAAGCCGCCGCCAAGGCGCCTGAACTGGGCCCCGGATTTTCAAGCTACCAGATCAACGTCCCGCAACTGGACGTGGACCTGGACCGCGTCAAGGCCAAGCAGCAAGGCGTGCCCGTCACCGACGTGTTCGACACCATGCAGATCTACCTGGGGTCGCTGTACGTGAACGACTTCAACCGCTTTGGCCGGGTGTACCAGGTACGGGCGCAAGCCGATGCGCCGTTCCGTGCCACCGCCGACGACATCCTGCAACTCAAGACCCGCAACCGGTCGGGCGACATGGTGCCGCTCTCGTCCCTGGTCAAGGTCACGGATACGTTCGGCCCGGAAATGGTGGTTCGCTACAACGGCTACACGGCGGCCGACATCAACGGTGGCCCGGCGCCCGGCTATTCGACCAACCAGGCCCAGGCAGCGATCGAACGGATCGCGGCCGAAACCTTGCCCGCCGGCGTGAAGTTCGAATGGACCGACCTGACCTACCAGCAGATCCTGGCAGGCAATGCCGGCATGTGGGTGTTTCCGATCAGCGTCCTGCTGGTGTTCCTAGTGCTGGCCGCCTTGTATGAAAGCCTGACCCTGCCGCTGGCCGTAATCCTGATCGTGCCGATGGGCCTTTTGGCTGCCCTGACCGGCGTCTGGCTGACCGATGGCGACAACAACATCTTCACGCAGATCGGGTTGATGGTGCTGGTCGGACTGGCGTGCAAGAACGCGATCCTGATCGTGGAATTTGCCCGCGAACTGGAACTGCAAGGCGCCAAGATCGTTGACGCCGCCATCGAAGCCAGCCGCTTGCGTCTGCGCCCGATCCTGATGACGTCCATCGCGTTCATCATGGGTGTCGTGCCGCTGGTGCTGTCGAGCGGCGCGGGTTCGGAAATGCGCCATGCAATGGGCATTGCGGTGTTCTTCGGCATGCTCGGCGTGACCCTGTTCGGCCTGTTCCTGACGCCGGTGTTCTACGTGCTGCTGCGCAAGATGAGCGGCCGGTCGCTGACGTCCGCCGCACCCCATGCCGCGCCGCACGTTGCGCCTCATGGCGTCCCTCCCGTCGTCGCCCCCGGCCATTGA
- a CDS encoding efflux transporter outer membrane subunit — MISTLKTGSALLASLLILAGCSVAPVYDRPEVSTPAAFKEAPPPVGDQWKPAEPSEAVARGEWWTVFNDPVLNALEADALAANQDLQAAAARLEQARALQRNAQADRLPTVDAGVGPTRQRPSPASRGLGADGDTNATTLWRAQASVAYEADLFGRVASNVSAATADAQQSEALFQSVRLVLQADVAQAYFQIRERDAEQALYAGTVALREQTLKLIQRRYDEGDISELDLARSRSELASARADALGIERMRTSSEHALAILLGKTPAEFTLAPQPLTRIAVGVPAGLPSSLLERRPDIAAAERAMAAANARIGAARAAFFPRLNLTGALGYESSQLGDLFQWSSRAFLLGPLVGTALSIPIFDGGRREAGLANARAVYEEDVAKYRQTVLNAFREVEDNLANLRLLAQQTREQDAAVEGSTRAARIAQLQYREGSVSYLNVIDADRTVLVQRRTSAQLDGERARSAVDLIRALGGGWSLPEG; from the coding sequence ATGATTTCGACTCTCAAGACCGGATCGGCGCTGCTGGCATCGCTGCTGATCCTGGCCGGGTGCAGTGTGGCCCCCGTGTACGACCGGCCCGAGGTCTCGACCCCGGCCGCCTTCAAGGAAGCCCCGCCGCCGGTCGGCGACCAATGGAAACCCGCCGAACCGTCCGAAGCCGTGGCGCGCGGCGAATGGTGGACGGTGTTCAACGACCCCGTGCTGAACGCGCTCGAAGCCGACGCGCTTGCCGCCAACCAGGACCTGCAGGCCGCCGCCGCGCGGCTGGAGCAGGCCAGGGCGCTGCAACGCAATGCCCAGGCCGACCGCCTGCCAACGGTGGATGCCGGCGTCGGCCCGACCCGCCAGCGCCCGTCGCCCGCATCTCGCGGCCTGGGCGCCGACGGCGACACGAACGCCACGACGCTGTGGCGCGCGCAGGCCAGCGTGGCCTATGAAGCGGACCTGTTCGGCCGCGTCGCCTCCAACGTCAGCGCCGCCACAGCGGACGCCCAACAGAGCGAAGCCCTGTTCCAATCGGTGCGGCTTGTGCTGCAGGCCGACGTGGCGCAAGCCTACTTCCAGATCCGCGAACGCGACGCCGAACAGGCCTTGTATGCCGGCACGGTAGCGCTGCGTGAGCAGACCCTGAAATTGATCCAGCGCCGCTACGACGAAGGCGACATCAGCGAACTCGACCTGGCCCGCTCACGTAGCGAACTCGCGTCGGCCCGCGCCGATGCGCTGGGCATCGAACGCATGCGGACATCGTCCGAACATGCGCTGGCGATCCTGCTTGGCAAGACCCCCGCCGAGTTCACGTTGGCCCCGCAGCCGCTGACCCGCATCGCGGTCGGCGTCCCGGCGGGCCTGCCATCGTCCCTGCTCGAACGCCGGCCCGACATCGCCGCCGCCGAACGCGCCATGGCCGCCGCCAACGCCCGCATCGGCGCCGCCCGCGCCGCGTTCTTTCCGCGCCTGAACCTGACCGGCGCCCTGGGCTACGAGTCGTCGCAATTGGGCGACCTGTTCCAGTGGTCCAGCCGCGCCTTCCTGCTCGGCCCGCTGGTCGGCACCGCCTTGTCGATCCCGATTTTCGACGGCGGCCGCCGCGAAGCCGGCCTGGCCAACGCCCGCGCCGTGTATGAAGAAGACGTTGCCAAGTATCGCCAGACCGTGCTCAACGCCTTCCGCGAGGTCGAGGACAACCTGGCGAACTTGCGCCTGCTGGCGCAGCAGACGCGCGAGCAGGACGCCGCCGTGGAAGGGTCGACCCGTGCCGCGCGGATTGCGCAACTGCAGTATCGCGAAGGGTCAGTCAGCTACCTGAACGTGATCGATGCCGACCGGACGGTGCTGGTGCAGCGCCGCACGTCGGCGCAGCTGGATGGCGAGCGCGCACGGTCCGCCGTGGATCTGATTCGCGCGCTGGGGGGAGGGTGGTCGTTGCCGGAGGGGTGA
- a CDS encoding type II toxin-antitoxin system RelE/ParE family toxin, producing MIDPLLGIAELPTFSRSADTLMSLTERHDLITYLAEHPKAGDVMEGTGGVRKLRWRRGSQGKSSGVRVIYYFHNELMPLYLLSLYAKGDKANLTQRERNELAGLVNVLVQIGKGKKV from the coding sequence ATGATTGATCCACTGCTAGGCATTGCTGAACTGCCTACTTTCTCTCGTTCGGCCGATACGCTCATGAGCCTGACGGAGCGCCATGATCTGATTACCTACCTGGCCGAACATCCCAAGGCGGGCGATGTGATGGAAGGCACGGGCGGCGTGCGTAAGCTTCGTTGGCGTCGTGGCAGTCAAGGAAAAAGCAGCGGGGTCCGCGTCATCTATTACTTCCATAACGAGTTGATGCCGCTCTACTTGTTGTCTCTCTACGCAAAGGGAGACAAAGCCAATCTCACGCAGCGCGAGCGCAATGAGTTAGCGGGATTGGTCAACGTACTGGTCCAGATAGGTAAAGGGAAGAAGGTATGA
- the nadS gene encoding NadS family protein encodes MSTAFDDIKQGLQEAIAHARGDERGVRVHRPRAVDVKAVRAKVGMTQEQFASRFGFSTATLRHWERGDRTPRGPALVLLNVIERNPQAVMDALA; translated from the coding sequence ATGAGCACCGCGTTCGACGATATCAAGCAGGGACTTCAAGAGGCCATCGCACACGCACGGGGCGACGAGCGGGGCGTACGCGTCCACCGTCCGCGTGCCGTGGATGTGAAGGCCGTGCGTGCGAAGGTTGGCATGACGCAAGAGCAGTTTGCCTCTCGCTTTGGGTTTTCGACCGCGACCTTGCGGCATTGGGAGCGAGGCGATCGCACACCCCGCGGACCCGCGCTTGTGTTGCTCAATGTGATCGAGCGCAATCCACAAGCGGTCATGGACGCGCTTGCTTGA